The Bacillus sp. FJAT-27916 genomic interval ATAGCCAGGCGAGGCGAATGGACCGCCGAATTGACCAGCATATTGACCGGTCCAGCCTCCCAGCGGTAACCCATAAAAATTACCGTATCCTCCGCCGTATGGGGTACCAGGCTGTAACGGCGGACGTGGAGGAGGGGGTGGGAACATTCCAGGATAGCCTCCGCCGAAGCCTCCATAACCCCCATATCCTCCATAGTGTGGATGGTGTCCATATCCGTAAGAGCCATGCTGCTGTCCAAATCCAGATGGGAGATTTCCATATAATTGTGGTTGTGCTTGCATTCCATTTGGCATTCGTGTGTTTCACTCCTTAACTATCTCAGTCAAATGCAGTATATGCAGACTGCAGGAAGAAGGAGCTTAGCCTAAGGAAGATAGGCGCTATTGAAGATAAAATGCTAGTCTTGTGCCTTCATCATAAAAAAGAGGCCGACTCCGATTGTACGGCAGTCGGCCAATTATTATTGTCCACCCTTGAAATTGAAATATGCGTCATATACCTTTTGGGCAATCTTCTTGTTCATTTGGTTATCACTGGACTGATAAGCCCATGGAACAACTACGCTGATGGCAATCTCAGGATTATCGTATGGAGCGTAAGAGACAAAGGTTAAGTTCCAGGTGTCCGGCTGTACTGTCCCCGGAACCCAATTAGGGCCGTCATAGAAGGCTTGGGCAGTACCGGTCTTTCCAGCAGGTTTATATGGCCTGTTTGCAAAGAAACTAGCGGCTGTCCCTCCAGTGTCTTGCGTCACCTGACGGAACCCCTCCTGAACCCGTTTAATCCATTCATCCTTCATGGACAGCTTATTCAGTGATTTTGGTGCAATTTCTTTAAAGACAGGTCCAATTTCTCCTTTCTTCATGACTGGTTCATGCATTTTCTTCACGATATGCGGCTCCATTCGATAACCGCCATTGGCGATGGTGGAGACATATTGAGCGAGCTGCAAGGGTGTGTATGTGTCATATTGGCCGATGGAAAAGTCCATGAGTAACCCTGCATGCCTGATGCTTCCTTTATAGCCAATTTGCTCTCCGGGAAGATCTATGCCAGTTTGCTTCCCAAGGCCAAATTCGGCATAGCGATTACGCATGATATCAAAGGATTCGTCTGTCACATTCATCGTTTGCTCGGGGCGTGTATACTGAGTACCGCCGATGGCTATCGCTGTTTTGAACATATAGACGTTTGATGAACGTTTCAAGGCTGTCAAATCAGTGATAGGTCCCATATTGGTATACGATTTTTTTGCATTGGTATCTTTCAGCTTAATGGGGGCATCGTACTGAACGGTTCCAGGAGAGATAACGCCTTCCTGATAGCCAGTCAAGATGGTTGCCCCCTTGACAGATGAGCCCATCGCATAGGCAGTTGTGTAAGTCCCTTGGGCAAAATCGTTCATCACGTACTTCCGCTGCTCTTCATCATAGGAATAGCGCTTGCCAGCTAAGGCGAGTATTTCACCGGTATTTGGATCCATGGCAACGACAAAGGCACGGTCCAAGAACTTGGTGTTGCCTGATCCTTTATTGGCTTTCAGCTCATTTTCAATGATGGTTTCAACTTTTTTCTGGAAGTTGATATCAATGGTCAGTGCAAGGTCTTTCCCGCGTTGGCCTTCAGTTAAGCTTTCCGTTCCAATAATATTCCCAGCCTTGTCTAGAGTAGTTTTAAATTTTCCCTTCTGACCATGGAGGAT includes:
- a CDS encoding peptidoglycan D,D-transpeptidase FtsI family protein, which encodes MNNPRKRKKKKRKPSLAFRTNILLFTVFLLFTALILRLGILQIVHGDTYKKEVEKTEDITVNKPVPRGLIYDRNYHLIVDNEGINAITYTRSKTVKTTEMIEVAEKLSKFISINDEDMKAVKERDMKDFWILLHPEEAKKKITKAEYQKESDGELESKDLYKLQLDRITEKELASFSKQDLKTLAIFRKFNSGTYLTPEIVKNKGVTDKEMALVSENLDELPGVDTYVDWNRKYPFDSTLKSILGRTSSANTGLPKEKVEYYTSRGYSLNERIGLSNLELYYEDILHGQKGKFKTTLDKAGNIIGTESLTEGQRGKDLALTIDINFQKKVETIIENELKANKGSGNTKFLDRAFVVAMDPNTGEILALAGKRYSYDEEQRKYVMNDFAQGTYTTAYAMGSSVKGATILTGYQEGVISPGTVQYDAPIKLKDTNAKKSYTNMGPITDLTALKRSSNVYMFKTAIAIGGTQYTRPEQTMNVTDESFDIMRNRYAEFGLGKQTGIDLPGEQIGYKGSIRHAGLLMDFSIGQYDTYTPLQLAQYVSTIANGGYRMEPHIVKKMHEPVMKKGEIGPVFKEIAPKSLNKLSMKDEWIKRVQEGFRQVTQDTGGTAASFFANRPYKPAGKTGTAQAFYDGPNWVPGTVQPDTWNLTFVSYAPYDNPEIAISVVVPWAYQSSDNQMNKKIAQKVYDAYFNFKGGQ